The genome window CAAATAGGACGCAAAATGGCGGAAGGCGAATCGTTCGCCGTTTAGCACACGCCCAATCGCCACAATCTCACCATAAATCAGCTCAGACTGCTCGCCCATCTCAATTTCGGTAGTTTGCTTAAATCCGCTGTCTTTATGCGGCACCAACGGATGCGGAAGATAAAACAAGCGGCTATTTTTGCCCAATTTTATGCACGTTTTTTGCGTTGCATAATCGCCCTCATTCATTGATTGCACGCGAGTAAATGCCTGCGTGTTCAACGAAAGCGCTGTACCCTCCGCCAAAGTCATCTCTATATCCAGCTGATCGCCCGCCAGTAATCCCGGCGATGACGACATCTGCATCGCATTCAAGCCGCTTTGCCAAGCATCATCATAAACTGGTAAAGTCATAACCTTAAACGGCGGCGATACAAAATATTGATCGAGTCGCGTTTTGCCTTGCGAGGTAAGTTTTGTTGAAAGTAAAAGTTTGCTTTGCATTTTACAGTCTATTTTTTTAAATCTCCCCCAACCCCTCTTTACAAAAGAGGGGAGAGAAACTAGAGAAAATGGAGATCGCCAAATCTCTCTCTAATATGTTCCCCTCTTTAGTAAAGAGGGGATAGGGGAGATTTGTGCGATGTTCAAGCGATTATTTTTTGAAAATTAACGAACTAAAGATACCGGATCTTCAATATTTTTTAACAATGCGTATTTTTCGATCCAACCGATCACTCCATCAAGATTTTCATTTTTCATCAAGTTGGTGAAAATAAACGGCTGGCCGTTACGCATACGGCGAGCATCACGTTCCATTACACTTAAATCCGCCCCTACAAACGGTGCTAAGTCAGTTTTATTAATCACTAACAGGTCTGAACGTGTGATACCCGGTCCGCCTTTACGTGGAATTTTCTCACCTTGTGCCACGTCAATTACGAAAATGGTTACGTCTGCTAAATCTGGGCTAAAAGTTGCCGAAAGGTTATCACCGCCCGATTCAATGAAAATTAATTCCACTTCCGGAAAACGCGCGACCATTTCGTCCACAGCTTCAAGGTTCATCGAAGCGTCTTCACGAATTGCCGTGTGTGGGCAACCGCCGGTTTCCACCCCCATAATACGCTCAGGCGGAAGTAAACTATTTTTGGTTAAAAACTCTGCATCTTCTTGGGTGTAGATATCATTAGTAATCACCGCAACACTGTATTTGCTTGCGATTTCACGAGTTAAACGTTCGATTAACGCGGTTTTCCCCGCTCCCACAGGGCCTGCCACCCCGATTTTGATATATTTACGCATTGGTTTTCCTATTATTCAAATTAAGACATATAAAGTCTTGTATAAAGCTGTTCGTGTTGCATTGAGCGAATATCGCTTGCTAGCGTTGCCGCACCGAGCCATTCGGGATCAGGATTTAGGCTATTTTCAACCGCTTGCGCAAGTGGTGTGCGTAACGCAAATAAAATATCTTGCCCGTCCATTTGGCTTAACGGCACCAGTTTCACGCCATTAGTCACCGCTCCGACTGCCGCATTGTAGTAGAACGCATAGAGCGTTTCGGCTTTATCTAGATTCATCGCTTGAGCCACCATTGCAAACACAATTGGGAAATAGCCCTGACAACGTTTTTCGCTGATCGCTTGTTGGAAGGCACTCAGTAATGGGTGATTTTCATAACGAATAAAAATCTTCAGCAATCGTACACCTAATTTATAACTGCCCTCACGACTCTCACGAGCGATTTTGCTGGCGGCAAGCTCTTGATCTAACGCCAACAAGCGGTCTAAATCGTGGTTTGCCATTGCATCAAATGCCAGTGATAAATACGCACCGTCATTGTAAATCCAGTTCTGCATCAGCTGGGTTTGAACATACTCTTCAAGACTTGCTCGACTGTTCACTTTGCCTTGTTGCACAAAGGTTTCCAAGCCGTTGGAATGATTAAAACCACCGATTGGCGGCGTAGGATCAACTAAGTGTAACAACGCCCCTAACTGCCCCATACGTGCGAAATCTAGTGCTTGTGCCAATTTCCGTCTCCATGGTGATGATAGCCGTGATGATCGTGCGCATGACTGTGACCGTGAGAATGTCCGTGTCCCTGAGCGGAATTTGCTCGCAACGCTTGGCTTAAACGTCGTTCTGCTTTCTTCGGTTCAAATCCGGCCGCTTGTAGCCATTCAAACATCGGTTTGTCGTACGGAAGCGTCACCTCATCACCGTCTAAAAATAATGGCGAATGTTTGTTACCGATTTCATAGCAAGCACGCGCCATTTCCGGCAAGGTTTTCGGCGAAAGTACAATGACCTCAGATGGCAAAATTTCAATCGCAATCACAAGGCTCTCGTTCACAAACACCACATCATCGTGTTTTAAACGTTGCCCTTCTTTCAAAAGACGAAACGCCACTTCACGCCCCGACCGACTTTTTTTACGCAGAATATTGCGCTCACTCTCAAACCATTCGAGCGGTACATAATCAATTTGTTGTGTAGTAATTTGCCCGCTTGCTTTAAGTGTAGCCAAATTACCTAAAATGTCTTCCATTACTGGAAGGATTGGGTTAAGGATTTGCATTATCTTTCTTCCATTCCCCATACTACGTATGGGGTTACGCATTGTACGATTGCTCTGCAACCTGTTTTGTAGTTAGACGTGTGGTTTTGTCTCCGCCAATACAGCATATTTGCCATTCATTTCTTCCGCCCAAGCGGTCAAATTCGGGTGATTTTTTGCAAGATCGTAACCAAGTTTTTCGGCACGGAATTGCCACCAGTCGATTAAGCAAACTGCATTGATTGTGCCGATATTTAGCTCTGTGCCGAATGGCTCAATCGCTTTTTCAAGCTGTGGGAATGAACGAATATTACGAACCATTAGTCGCTCTTGACGGCTTGTCCACCATTCGTTTTCAGGGCGAAGCATACGTTCAGCCATAATCGGGACGGTATTTTCTAAAATGCCGTCCGCAAGGTTATGTAACGCTAACGTCGCCCAGCGTGGTTTGCCACTTTCCGGAAATAATTTCGGTTGGTCGCCTTTTTGATCGAGATATTCACAAATCAGTTGGTCGCCGAATAACCAATTTCCGCAATTACGCTGTAAAGCCGGTACACGTCCAAGCGGATTGTCTTGGTTGTGTGGTGAATTTGGGTCAAATGACGAACTAATTTTTAACAGCTCGGTTTTAGCTTCTAATTGTTGATGTTTTAGCGTAACTAACACTTTACGCACAAAAGGGCTAGTGGTGGAATACCAGAGTTTCATTATTTAAATCTCCCCTACCCCCTCTTTACAAAAGAGGGGAACTGATTTTAATGAAGAATGAAGATCTTAATGCTTTCCCCAACTATACCCCTCTTTTGTAAAGAGGGGCTGGGGAGATTTTGCTAGAACAAGAAATAACGCTGTGCAAGCGGTACTTTGGTCGCAGGTTCGCAAGTAATATGCTCGCCGTCCACACGTACTTCATAGCGTTCCGGGTCAACGGTAATTTCAGGCGTTGCATTGTTGTGAACGAGGTCTTTTTTGCCTACATCACGACAGCCTTTTACCGCTAGGGTTTCTTTCTGAATGCCGTATTGCGTTTTGATGTTCGCATCCACGCTAGCTTGGGAAACGAAGTACACTGCACTTTCGGTATTCGCTTTCGCATTCGCCCCGAACATTGGGCGGTAGAATACCGGTTGTGGCGTTGGGATTGAAGCGTTCGGGTCACCCATTTTCGCAAAGCTGATAAAGCCTTTTTTCATCACAAACTCCGGTTTTACGCCGAAGAATTGCGGTTTCCATAGTACGATATCAGCCAGTTTACCCACTTCAAGCGAGCCAACGTGTTGGCTGATACCGTGAGCAATCGCCGGGTTGATCGTATATTTCGCAATATAGCGTTTAATACGGAAGTTGTCGTTACCTTCATCGCCCAATGCGCCACGCTGTGCTTTCATTTTATCTGCCGTTTGCCACGTACGAGTGACTACTTCGCCGACACGTCCCATTGCTTGACTGTCTGAACTCATAATCGAGAACACACCCATATCGTGCAGAATATCTTCCGTCGCGATCGTTTCAGGGCGGATACGGCTGTCGGCAAATGCCACATCTTCCGGCACACGTTTATCTAAATGGTGGCAAACCATCAGCATATCCAAATGCTCGTCAATCGTATTCACAGTAAATGGGCGGGTTGGATTGGTTGAAGCCGGTAATACGTTCGGGTACATCGCCGCTTTAATAATATCCGGTGCATGACCGCCGCTGGCACCTTCGGTGTGGAAGGTGTGAATCACACGTCCGTTAATCGCTTTCATTGTGTCTTCTAAGAAACCACTTTCATTGAGCGTATCGGTGTGAATTGCGACTTGCACATCCATTTCGTCCGCCACTTTTAACGCCGCGTCAATCACCGCCGGTGTTGCCCCCCAGTCTTCGTGAATTTTTAAGCCTAACGCACCGGCAACAATTTGTTCTTTAAGCGGTTCAAGCGTAGAACAGTTACCTTTGCCGAAAAAGCCGATATTAACCGGTAACGCTTCGCAAGCTTGGAACATTCTTTCAATATTGAATTTACCCGAAGTACAAGTGGTCGCGTGCGTGCCGTCCGCCGGGCCTGAACCACCACCTATCATGGTGGTAATACCGTTTTCGATAGCATGTTGTGCTTGTTGCGGACAAATCCAGTGAATGTGAGTATCGATACCGCCTGCAGTCGCAATTAAATGTGCGCCGTTATGTACTTCGGTACTTGCGCCGATAATCATATTTGGCGTCACATTATCCATGGTGTCCGGATTACCCGCCTGACCAATGCCGACAATACGTCCGTCACGAATCCCGATATCCGCTTTAATAATGCCTAATTTTGCGTCAATAATCATCACGTTAGTGAGAGCAAAATCCAATACGTTCGGATTATCTCGGGTAGCGGTACTGGATTGTGCCATACCGTCACGTACCGACTTACCGCCGCCGAATTTACACTCATCACCTTTAGTCAAAAAATCTTGTTCAATTGTCGCCCATAAATCGGTGTCGCCTAAACGAACTTTATCACCGACTGTCGGACCGTAAGTCGCTACATACTGACTGCGTGGGATTGTTAATGCCATTTTCTTACTCCCTATAATTTGCCGTCGATTTCGTTATGGAAACCGTAAATCACTTTATTACCACCAAACTCAACCAGTTCCACTTCTTTCGCTTCACCGGGTTCAAAACGCACCGCATTGCCTGACGGTACATTTAAACGCATACCGCGAGCCTGCAAGCGGTCGAATTTTAGGGCGTTATTGGTTTCAAAAAAATGGTAGTGCGAACCGACTTGAATCGGGCGGTCGCCTGTATTGACTACTTCTAATTTGACGGTTTTGCGGCCCACATTCGCTCGTACATCACCGTCTGCTAATTGGTATTCTCCGGGGATCATTTTTTATTCCTTATGTTATTACTCTCTCCCTCTTGAGGGAGAGAGTATCGTTATCTAATCGGGTTATGTACGGTCACTAATTTCGTGCCGTCCGGGAACGTCGCTTCGATTTGCACTTCGTGAACCATTTCCGCAATGCCTTCCATTACATCGTCAACCGTCAATAACGTTGCGCCGTATTGCATTACTTCCGCCACCGACATTCCGTCACGTGCCGCTTCTTGTAAGTGGCTGGCGATATAAGCGATTGCTTCCGGATAATTTAATTTCACACCACGAGCTTTGCGTTTTGCCGCCAACTCTCCGGCAAGAAACAACATCAGTTTTTCTTGTTCTCTTGAAGTTAAATGCATTTTGTACCTTCTTTTCTCTCAGACTTTGTTAGATTTTTTAAAAATAGACCGCTTACTAAGGATTAAGCAATCTGACTAATTTATTTTTATCAAAAGCGGCTTTATCCAGTTTAGATTTTATCGTGAGCAAGCACCAACTTGCGACAATAAAACCAATCGTATAAGTCGG of Actinobacillus arthritidis contains these proteins:
- the ureB gene encoding urease subunit beta translates to MIPGEYQLADGDVRANVGRKTVKLEVVNTGDRPIQVGSHYHFFETNNALKFDRLQARGMRLNVPSGNAVRFEPGEAKEVELVEFGGNKVIYGFHNEIDGKL
- a CDS encoding urease accessory protein UreF, coding for MGQLGALLHLVDPTPPIGGFNHSNGLETFVQQGKVNSRASLEEYVQTQLMQNWIYNDGAYLSLAFDAMANHDLDRLLALDQELAASKIARESREGSYKLGVRLLKIFIRYENHPLLSAFQQAISEKRCQGYFPIVFAMVAQAMNLDKAETLYAFYYNAAVGAVTNGVKLVPLSQMDGQDILFALRTPLAQAVENSLNPDPEWLGAATLASDIRSMQHEQLYTRLYMS
- the ureE gene encoding urease accessory protein UreE, translating into MQILNPILPVMEDILGNLATLKASGQITTQQIDYVPLEWFESERNILRKKSRSGREVAFRLLKEGQRLKHDDVVFVNESLVIAIEILPSEVIVLSPKTLPEMARACYEIGNKHSPLFLDGDEVTLPYDKPMFEWLQAAGFEPKKAERRLSQALRANSAQGHGHSHGHSHAHDHHGYHHHGDGNWHKH
- the ureG gene encoding urease accessory protein UreG; translated protein: MRKYIKIGVAGPVGAGKTALIERLTREIASKYSVAVITNDIYTQEDAEFLTKNSLLPPERIMGVETGGCPHTAIREDASMNLEAVDEMVARFPEVELIFIESGGDNLSATFSPDLADVTIFVIDVAQGEKIPRKGGPGITRSDLLVINKTDLAPFVGADLSVMERDARRMRNGQPFIFTNLMKNENLDGVIGWIEKYALLKNIEDPVSLVR
- the ureA gene encoding urease subunit gamma; protein product: MHLTSREQEKLMLFLAGELAAKRKARGVKLNYPEAIAYIASHLQEAARDGMSVAEVMQYGATLLTVDDVMEGIAEMVHEVQIEATFPDGTKLVTVHNPIR
- the ureC gene encoding urease subunit alpha, which codes for MALTIPRSQYVATYGPTVGDKVRLGDTDLWATIEQDFLTKGDECKFGGGKSVRDGMAQSSTATRDNPNVLDFALTNVMIIDAKLGIIKADIGIRDGRIVGIGQAGNPDTMDNVTPNMIIGASTEVHNGAHLIATAGGIDTHIHWICPQQAQHAIENGITTMIGGGSGPADGTHATTCTSGKFNIERMFQACEALPVNIGFFGKGNCSTLEPLKEQIVAGALGLKIHEDWGATPAVIDAALKVADEMDVQVAIHTDTLNESGFLEDTMKAINGRVIHTFHTEGASGGHAPDIIKAAMYPNVLPASTNPTRPFTVNTIDEHLDMLMVCHHLDKRVPEDVAFADSRIRPETIATEDILHDMGVFSIMSSDSQAMGRVGEVVTRTWQTADKMKAQRGALGDEGNDNFRIKRYIAKYTINPAIAHGISQHVGSLEVGKLADIVLWKPQFFGVKPEFVMKKGFISFAKMGDPNASIPTPQPVFYRPMFGANAKANTESAVYFVSQASVDANIKTQYGIQKETLAVKGCRDVGKKDLVHNNATPEITVDPERYEVRVDGEHITCEPATKVPLAQRYFLF
- a CDS encoding urease accessory protein UreD; this encodes MQSKLLLSTKLTSQGKTRLDQYFVSPPFKVMTLPVYDDAWQSGLNAMQMSSSPGLLAGDQLDIEMTLAEGTALSLNTQAFTRVQSMNEGDYATQKTCIKLGKNSRLFYLPHPLVPHKDSGFKQTTEIEMGEQSELIYGEIVAIGRVLNGERFAFRHFASYLRISHQNRPLVTDRIQWSPAKMALTSLSQMEDFSHQGSLTYINLAKNALEIKAIVSELQALIAEQKEMLVGVSQLNDGGLIVRVLAHRADIIQHLFERIGQALKAHSNIV
- a CDS encoding glutathione S-transferase, whose translation is MKLWYSTTSPFVRKVLVTLKHQQLEAKTELLKISSSFDPNSPHNQDNPLGRVPALQRNCGNWLFGDQLICEYLDQKGDQPKLFPESGKPRWATLALHNLADGILENTVPIMAERMLRPENEWWTSRQERLMVRNIRSFPQLEKAIEPFGTELNIGTINAVCLIDWWQFRAEKLGYDLAKNHPNLTAWAEEMNGKYAVLAETKPHV